The Streptomyces sp. ICC1 DNA window GCGCCGCCCTCATCCTCGACGTAGGCGAAATACGCGTCCATCGTCGCGGCGACGCGCATCTTGTTGTCGCTCGTCGACGCCAGCGCGGTGCGCACGGCGAGCAGCAGGGCCTCGCAGTGCTGGTCCAGCAGCGCCAGGTAGAGGTCGAGCTTGCCGGGGAAGTGCTGGTAGAGCACCGGCTTGCTGACCCCGGCGCGCTCGGCGATGTCGTCCATCGCGGCGGCGTGGTAGCCCTGTGCGACGAACACCTCCTGGGCCGCGCCCAGGAGCTGGTTGCGCCGGGCCCGGCGCGGAAGTCGCGTGCCCCGCGGACGCGCTGCCTCGGTCTGCTCGATGGCTGTCACGCCGCCTCCCACTTTCTCTAGAACACAGTGCGCCTTGGCGCCGCGCCGCCATCGTACTTTTCGGTAACCGAATCTGGAGGGTTCAAGCCGAGTTTTCTCGCGGTACGGACCGCCGGTCACCCGCCGGAGATGCTGGTCAGCGGCGGCCCGACGGCGACGCGGCGGCGGCCGGGCAGCGGCTCAGCGGTAGTCGTCCTCGTCCAGGGCCACCACCCGGGCCTGTTCCGCGGCGTCCCCGTCGGCGGCTTCGCCGGTGCCCACGCCGGTCAGCGGATCGTCCTCGCGCGGGTTCAACTCCGCCCGCTGCTCCGCCGCGTCCGCCTCGGGGGCCTCCGGGTCGAGGGGTTCCCGCAGCTCTTCCTGGAAGGATTCCGGTTCCGCAGGGTCGACGGTCATGGGGACTCCCCCTTTCCATACCTACGAGCCTAGGAGGATCGCGGATACCCCGCCAGACGGCCCGGCATGCGCCTGTGACGGCGAACACAAGGGACCGGGCGTGATCCTCTCGTAACATTGCCCCCATGTCTTCGACCGAGCTGCCGGGTGTACGGTCCACCGCCGCGTCGTCCTCCCAGGTGGGAGCCGTGCGAGTGGCCGAAGGAGAGCAGCTGCGCACCGACCGGCTGCCCGGGCTGGAAATGAACGTGCGGGTCCGCCCGCCGGTCCGCGCCGGGCTGCCGCCCGCGCTCTTCGTACACGGGCTCGGCGGGTCCTCGCAGAACTGGTCCGCGCTCATGGCGCGGCTCGCCGACTCCGTCGACGGCGAGGCCGTCGACCTGCCCGGATTCGGCTGGTCCCCGCCGCCCGCGGACCGGGACTACTCCGTCACCGGACTGGCGCGCTCCGTCATCCGCCACCTCGACGCGGCCGGGCGCGGCCCGGTGCACCTGTTCGGCAACTCCCTCGGTGGGGCCGTCTCCACGCGGATCGCGGCCGTCCGCCCCGACCTGGTGCGCACGCTGACCCTGGTGTCACCGGCCCTGCCCGAGCTGCGCGTGCAGAAGTCGGCCGTGCCGACCGCGCTGCTCGCCGTACCCGGCATGGCCGGGGTCCTCGACCGCCTCACCCGCGGGATGAGCGCCGAGCAGCGCACCCGGGGGGTGACGGACCTCTGTTACGGAGACCCCTCACGGGTGACGCCCGAGGCGTTCGAGGCGGCCGTCGAGGAGATGGGGCGCCGGCTCGCGCTGCCGTACTTCTGGGAGGCCCTGACCCGTTCCTCGCGCGGCATCGTCGACGCGTACACCCTCGGCGGGCAGCACGGGCTGTGGCGCCAGGCGCAGCGGGTCCTGGCTCCCACGCTCCTGGTCTACGGTGGCCGGGACCAACTGGTCTCGTACCGTATGGCGCGCAAGGCCGCGGCGGCCTTCCGGGACTCGCGGCTGCTGTGCCTTCCCGAGGCCGGGCACGTGGCGATGATGGAGTACCCCGAGGTGGTCGCGGCCGCCTTCCGGGAACTGCTGGAGGGCGCGGGCGACGTGCGCGGCACCGAGCCGGCCCCCGAGGCGGACGCGGACACCGACGAACACGGCAAGGGCTGAAGACGTGGGACGACATAGTCGCAAGGAGCCGGCTCCGGCTCCCGGCCCCGGCCATCCGGAACCGGACGCGCGGGCCGCGTCCGCGCCGACCGCCGGGGGTACGGCCGCAGGTGCCCGCGCGTGGGCCGAACCCACCGTCACCCACCAGGGCTACGTGCCCGCGCCCCGGCCCGGGCAGCCGTCCGGTGCGCGCGGGGGCCACCCCCAGCAGTACGAGCCCGGCGGCGCCTGGGGCGCCCCCGCCCCGTCCGGCCCGGTGGCCGCCGGCTCGGTGCCAGCCGGCTCCGTGCCCGGAAGCTCCGTGTACGGGGACTGGCGCGGGGCGCCGCGCGGCAGGGGAGCGCCGGCCGGCGGGCACACCGCCACC harbors:
- a CDS encoding TetR/AcrR family transcriptional regulator translates to MTAIEQTEAARPRGTRLPRRARRNQLLGAAQEVFVAQGYHAAAMDDIAERAGVSKPVLYQHFPGKLDLYLALLDQHCEALLLAVRTALASTSDNKMRVAATMDAYFAYVEDEGGAFRLVFESDLTNEPAVRERVDRVSLQCAEAISDVIAEDTGLSKDESMLLAVGLGGVSQVVARYWLSSESPVARDTAVGLLTSLAWRGIAGFPLHPTDI
- a CDS encoding alpha/beta hydrolase, whose product is MSSTELPGVRSTAASSSQVGAVRVAEGEQLRTDRLPGLEMNVRVRPPVRAGLPPALFVHGLGGSSQNWSALMARLADSVDGEAVDLPGFGWSPPPADRDYSVTGLARSVIRHLDAAGRGPVHLFGNSLGGAVSTRIAAVRPDLVRTLTLVSPALPELRVQKSAVPTALLAVPGMAGVLDRLTRGMSAEQRTRGVTDLCYGDPSRVTPEAFEAAVEEMGRRLALPYFWEALTRSSRGIVDAYTLGGQHGLWRQAQRVLAPTLLVYGGRDQLVSYRMARKAAAAFRDSRLLCLPEAGHVAMMEYPEVVAAAFRELLEGAGDVRGTEPAPEADADTDEHGKG